The proteins below come from a single Kitasatospora sp. NBC_00315 genomic window:
- a CDS encoding helicase associated domain-containing protein, whose product APGEGGGGGTGGAGAFTLPVRFENDPGDDVLALFIASRVLTSETQLWREAIGHVRHWFKETGGLDVPYSALVGENQNFPLGKWLSDRRVEKAAGELASWRVTQLDGFGMIWSVSDARFEAGLDWAQVWAKDHGGSLAAPARASVGGYAIGTWLSELRAAAQVPAGEQGALSPERRRALEKIDPWWCPAWPITWQRAYATARQWWLESDGQVDWAQLPESTVFEGEQLGRWVQAQRAGFPGLEEDQKDLLAAIGIEEDPELVAAEAKPTVSRTDRFAQGVAALAAFVEQHGHPRVPRPHKQPLETAEAGPNGEDRVVVQHVALGTWLNNQKARRAKLTPGQLAQLAEHGVEWA is encoded by the coding sequence GCCCCAGGCGAGGGCGGTGGTGGGGGTACTGGCGGGGCGGGGGCGTTCACGTTGCCGGTGCGGTTCGAGAACGACCCGGGTGATGACGTCCTGGCGTTGTTCATCGCCTCGCGGGTGCTGACGAGCGAGACGCAGCTGTGGCGTGAGGCGATCGGCCACGTACGGCACTGGTTCAAAGAAACCGGCGGGCTCGACGTGCCCTATTCGGCATTGGTCGGAGAAAACCAGAACTTCCCCTTGGGTAAATGGCTGTCTGACCGGCGGGTGGAGAAAGCGGCGGGTGAGCTGGCGTCATGGCGGGTGACGCAGCTCGACGGGTTCGGGATGATCTGGTCCGTCTCCGACGCCCGCTTCGAAGCCGGCCTGGACTGGGCGCAGGTCTGGGCGAAGGACCACGGCGGCTCTCTGGCGGCGCCGGCGCGGGCCTCCGTCGGCGGATACGCGATCGGCACATGGCTGTCTGAACTGCGGGCCGCGGCACAGGTGCCAGCGGGCGAGCAGGGCGCCCTGTCGCCGGAGCGTCGCCGGGCGCTGGAGAAAATCGACCCGTGGTGGTGCCCGGCCTGGCCGATCACCTGGCAGCGCGCCTACGCCACCGCCCGACAGTGGTGGCTGGAGTCCGACGGCCAGGTCGACTGGGCGCAGCTGCCGGAGTCCACAGTGTTCGAGGGTGAGCAGCTCGGCCGGTGGGTGCAGGCGCAGCGCGCTGGCTTCCCTGGTCTGGAGGAGGATCAGAAGGACCTCCTGGCCGCGATCGGCATCGAGGAGGACCCCGAGCTGGTAGCCGCAGAGGCGAAGCCGACGGTGTCCCGCACGGACCGGTTCGCTCAGGGTGTGGCCGCGCTGGCAGCCTTCGTCGAGCAGCACGGCCACCCGCGGGTTCCGCGCCCACACAAGCAGCCGCTGGAGACTGCGGAGGCCGGCCCTAACGGGGAGGACCGGGTCGTGGTGCAGCACGTGGCGCTCGGCACCTGGCTCAACAACCAGAAGGCCCGCCGGGCGAAGCTCACCCCGGGCCAGCTCGCCCAGCTCGCCGAGCACGGCGTGGAGTGGGCGTAG
- a CDS encoding helix-turn-helix domain-containing protein, with protein MKYVQMTTSLFAAAATDLTIERIRAFAGRPEQVESLTLEFKREFSSSLVKTIAAMANSYGGLILVGVLDKVEDGAERVVGVDAQDTIDKIASACHSRLDPPWEPTFIPVPLNDGSGNSVVVVRVDHTVAPRPVLIDLKAPIRLSGQNSTADRARLLQLVREEPAGGAHALGQHLMNPRLDTDTEGNATEDFVLRTGVNLPMGEAGTWRPLSERSVTALANALNGSPLPHVLLNVGHGAFNSYTGFRQLGHNRARTARLVWQANSDSPVKHPLEAVVTVQLPEVYGPTATASVATVSIDILARIRRYAENLGHLQWAYQYPVPDLADLLDGILKIFVDDSVTTELARLADIDTALVAQPRELHLVADGAVADLLDPEGLQQIPGSGRSSGGTFRANPALDLRVEQERQEQVHDWLRQLGLDAGLAGMEALVERYRASAAGAEA; from the coding sequence GTGAAGTATGTGCAGATGACTACCTCCTTGTTCGCCGCGGCGGCGACGGACCTGACGATCGAGCGCATCCGCGCCTTCGCCGGACGGCCGGAGCAGGTGGAGAGCCTGACGCTGGAGTTCAAGCGCGAGTTCTCCTCCAGCTTGGTGAAGACCATCGCGGCGATGGCGAACTCCTACGGCGGCCTGATCCTGGTCGGTGTGCTCGACAAAGTCGAGGACGGCGCCGAGCGCGTCGTCGGCGTCGACGCCCAAGACACCATCGACAAGATCGCTTCTGCCTGCCATTCGAGACTCGACCCACCGTGGGAGCCGACCTTCATCCCGGTCCCGCTGAACGACGGCTCCGGGAACAGCGTGGTGGTGGTCCGGGTAGACCACACCGTCGCCCCACGCCCGGTGCTGATCGACCTCAAGGCGCCGATCCGGTTGAGCGGACAGAACTCCACCGCGGACCGGGCCCGGCTGCTGCAACTGGTCCGCGAAGAGCCGGCCGGCGGGGCGCACGCCCTGGGGCAGCACCTGATGAACCCGCGACTGGACACCGACACCGAGGGCAATGCCACGGAGGACTTCGTGCTACGCACCGGCGTCAACCTCCCGATGGGAGAGGCTGGCACTTGGCGGCCGCTGTCGGAACGGTCCGTCACCGCCCTCGCGAATGCGCTGAACGGCTCGCCTCTGCCCCACGTGCTACTGAATGTGGGGCATGGTGCCTTCAACAGCTACACCGGCTTCCGCCAGCTGGGACACAACCGGGCGCGTACCGCACGGCTGGTGTGGCAGGCGAACTCCGACAGCCCGGTGAAGCACCCGCTCGAGGCAGTCGTGACAGTCCAGCTCCCCGAGGTCTACGGCCCTACCGCCACCGCGTCGGTGGCTACCGTTTCCATCGACATCCTGGCCCGGATCCGACGGTACGCCGAGAACCTCGGGCATCTGCAGTGGGCGTACCAGTACCCGGTCCCGGATCTGGCGGACCTGTTGGACGGCATTTTGAAGATCTTCGTCGACGACTCCGTGACCACGGAGCTGGCCCGCCTCGCGGACATCGACACCGCCCTGGTGGCCCAACCCCGCGAACTCCACCTCGTCGCAGATGGTGCGGTCGCGGACCTCCTAGATCCCGAAGGGCTGCAACAGATCCCGGGCAGCGGCAGATCGAGCGGGGGCACCTTCCGGGCCAATCCGGCGCTCGACCTGCGCGTCGAACAGGAACGGCAGGAGCAGGTCCACGACTGGCTCCGGCAACTCGGCCTGGACGCCGGGCTGGCCGGCATGGAAGCTCTGGTGGAGCGCTACCGAGCTTCGGCAGCCGGGGCAGAGGCGTAG
- a CDS encoding DUF4238 domain-containing protein, whose translation MSAPKLHHYVPQSYLARFGQGVMVRVKRRCPPKAHLANVKNIAAETGFYTITDENGAPSTVIEDELSRLEGQGIDVLRRIDETGMPPVIGTDDRELLCLYLAVQMARTPRKRTGPLFGRNVTAYASGREIDLALITEYLTRKHLGHPPRPAEAQGAWDYYHGMRAMNAGNDPTHDEAVVDTLSSVEVCVPHFRARHWRLETSRKPIFLTSDAPLVLWRPETPSDAYRGFGLEGAHEIRFPVSPTAQLVLVPGRPGASTEEVKLNRVISCNQDLADSCEQVVVGHPDRHAALDRVQLSKRGPTLRFNTAPGIQKNPDGTEAPMGDILHMYTTRR comes from the coding sequence GTGTCTGCACCGAAACTTCACCACTATGTGCCGCAGAGCTACCTAGCACGATTCGGACAAGGCGTCATGGTCAGGGTGAAGCGCCGGTGCCCGCCGAAGGCGCACCTCGCCAACGTCAAGAACATCGCGGCCGAGACCGGCTTCTACACCATCACCGACGAGAACGGCGCGCCCTCCACGGTCATCGAGGACGAGCTCAGCCGTCTGGAAGGGCAGGGCATCGACGTCCTGCGCCGAATAGACGAGACGGGAATGCCTCCGGTTATCGGTACCGACGACCGCGAGTTGCTCTGCCTGTACCTGGCTGTGCAGATGGCCCGGACTCCACGGAAGCGCACAGGCCCGCTCTTTGGGCGCAACGTCACTGCCTATGCGAGTGGGCGGGAGATCGACCTCGCGCTGATCACCGAGTACCTCACACGCAAGCATCTCGGTCACCCGCCTCGGCCCGCCGAAGCTCAAGGAGCCTGGGACTACTACCACGGGATGCGAGCGATGAACGCGGGCAACGACCCCACGCACGATGAGGCGGTCGTGGATACGCTCAGCTCTGTTGAGGTGTGCGTTCCGCACTTCCGTGCTCGGCACTGGCGGCTCGAGACCAGCCGCAAGCCGATCTTCCTCACCTCCGACGCACCCCTCGTACTCTGGCGCCCGGAAACTCCGAGCGACGCCTACCGCGGGTTCGGCCTGGAAGGCGCTCATGAAATCAGGTTCCCGGTCAGCCCCACCGCCCAGTTGGTGCTCGTTCCCGGCCGCCCTGGAGCGTCCACAGAGGAAGTCAAGCTCAACCGAGTAATCAGCTGCAACCAGGACCTCGCAGACAGCTGCGAACAGGTCGTTGTCGGACACCCAGACCGTCACGCCGCGCTCGATAGAGTCCAGCTGAGCAAACGCGGACCCACCTTGCGCTTCAACACGGCCCCCGGCATCCAGAAGAACCCAGACGGCACGGAAGCACCGATGGGCGACATCCTGCACATGTACACGACCCGCCGCTGA
- a CDS encoding RNA polymerase sigma factor, translated as MTHMIIAGEAPQRELVQGLGGDAELVQQLEADGYSGVRFELAREQLWTYAVRALTGMMRNGSIAASSRAGIWANELKMLERDRDLRDQLALETVIAVDAWWFGEEALGLNAWDPAKGASLRTYFMGACLSSGFPNVLRSWRRKRLKSEAASARHLERIHDSADQSGLEAVILRAVVREVLAEATLVQKSICGLIYTQDLTHKEIGKVLGNRSAAAVGAQLNRLRTKVTRLVRIGVLDVPTEYLASAGAGSAVRGVN; from the coding sequence ATGACACACATGATCATTGCTGGTGAGGCACCGCAGCGAGAGCTCGTACAGGGTCTCGGCGGTGATGCAGAGTTGGTCCAGCAGCTGGAAGCCGACGGCTACTCCGGTGTCCGGTTCGAACTGGCTCGGGAGCAGCTCTGGACGTACGCAGTCAGGGCTCTGACGGGGATGATGCGGAATGGATCCATTGCGGCCAGCAGCCGCGCGGGAATCTGGGCCAACGAGCTCAAGATGCTGGAGCGGGACCGGGACCTGCGCGACCAGCTCGCTCTAGAGACCGTCATCGCGGTGGACGCGTGGTGGTTCGGGGAGGAAGCCCTGGGTCTGAATGCTTGGGATCCCGCCAAGGGTGCGAGCCTTCGGACGTACTTCATGGGAGCGTGCCTGTCGTCCGGTTTCCCCAACGTGCTGAGGAGCTGGCGACGTAAGCGGCTGAAGAGCGAAGCTGCATCCGCCCGACACCTGGAGCGGATCCATGATTCGGCGGACCAGAGTGGACTGGAGGCCGTGATCTTGCGTGCGGTGGTCCGTGAGGTGTTGGCCGAGGCAACGCTGGTTCAGAAGAGCATCTGTGGGCTCATCTACACCCAGGACCTGACTCACAAGGAGATCGGGAAGGTTCTGGGCAACAGGAGCGCGGCCGCCGTCGGAGCCCAGCTGAACCGGCTGCGCACAAAGGTGACCCGGCTGGTCCGCATCGGGGTGCTGGACGTCCCGACCGAGTATCTGGCCTCGGCCGGCGCCGGATCTGCGGTGCGGGGTGTCAACTGA
- a CDS encoding DUF4231 domain-containing protein, which produces MSDEELRAGSSQPVELDQLLLLKEEIRTGEEMLRIRRFINLAFWTTGGIGILAGTVALCLAIALAGRVSWPVLARLDGICAVLATAGGVLNWRVRTRVRRTAFSSRSVLEGRQERGREALRHFTASTYPELEVRHRYYRQDVFEFIRQYQAESLKYRRTHNWLQSVIIIGSLLTTTIAALADALPAHRWTTVAVSLLVGLAASFTGYFKFRERSFYLQQTADAIEQELNAATFRVGDYAGLASEAESLARLTDRVEAIRGEQRRRQQQLDQPTENHEAATVR; this is translated from the coding sequence GTGTCGGACGAAGAGCTCCGAGCCGGATCGTCCCAGCCGGTAGAACTCGATCAGCTTCTCCTGCTCAAAGAAGAGATCCGTACCGGCGAGGAGATGCTGCGGATCCGACGGTTCATCAACCTCGCCTTCTGGACGACCGGGGGCATCGGTATCCTCGCGGGCACCGTCGCGCTCTGCCTGGCCATCGCGCTGGCCGGACGCGTCAGCTGGCCGGTGCTGGCACGTCTGGACGGGATCTGTGCAGTGCTGGCCACGGCCGGCGGAGTTTTGAACTGGCGTGTGCGGACTCGGGTCAGGCGTACGGCATTTTCCAGCCGATCAGTGCTGGAAGGCCGCCAGGAACGGGGTCGCGAGGCCCTGCGTCACTTCACCGCGAGCACCTATCCGGAGCTGGAGGTCCGTCATCGCTACTACCGCCAGGATGTCTTCGAGTTCATCAGGCAGTATCAGGCGGAGAGCCTCAAATACCGACGGACCCACAACTGGCTCCAAAGCGTGATCATCATCGGTTCGTTGCTGACCACTACGATCGCCGCCCTCGCCGACGCGCTGCCGGCACACCGGTGGACCACAGTGGCCGTAAGCCTTCTGGTCGGCTTGGCAGCCAGCTTCACCGGATACTTCAAGTTCCGCGAACGCTCCTTCTACCTGCAGCAGACCGCAGACGCCATTGAACAGGAACTCAACGCCGCCACGTTTCGTGTCGGCGACTACGCCGGCCTCGCCAGCGAGGCCGAATCCCTCGCCAGGCTTACCGATCGTGTCGAGGCAATTCGCGGCGAGCAGCGACGTCGCCAACAGCAGCTCGACCAACCCACCGAGAATCACGAGGCAGCAACGGTCAGGTGA
- a CDS encoding SMI1/KNR4 family protein yields MTTADHDIPTSWSRIDTWLTAHTRRGPARPAPDAARLDAFEADLGLPLPADLRAWWLLPGVSASYWIPEAFAPVSLDEALETHGIWLLVAEQEGESFDENGQPETRYLREFMPIALSPGGDGLVVDMRPGDTHGAVLLWDHETWMLDVPQWASVTSMLQDIANALETGTPALLSHAALGGSQESRTATVDDALDLTWQPANPGRRSTRSA; encoded by the coding sequence ATGACAACCGCTGATCACGACATCCCGACCTCCTGGAGCCGCATCGACACCTGGCTCACCGCGCACACCCGACGAGGCCCGGCGAGACCAGCGCCGGATGCCGCCCGCCTGGACGCGTTCGAGGCTGACCTCGGCCTGCCCCTGCCCGCCGACCTTCGGGCCTGGTGGCTGCTGCCCGGTGTCAGCGCGAGCTACTGGATTCCGGAGGCGTTCGCCCCGGTCTCGCTGGACGAGGCCCTGGAGACCCATGGGATCTGGCTACTGGTCGCCGAGCAGGAAGGCGAGTCGTTCGACGAGAACGGCCAGCCCGAGACGCGCTACCTGCGTGAGTTCATGCCGATCGCGTTGAGCCCCGGTGGCGACGGGCTGGTCGTCGACATGCGACCCGGCGACACCCACGGCGCGGTACTCCTCTGGGACCACGAGACCTGGATGCTGGACGTCCCCCAGTGGGCCTCGGTCACCTCGATGCTCCAAGACATCGCCAACGCGCTGGAGACCGGCACGCCCGCGCTGCTGAGCCACGCAGCCCTCGGCGGCTCCCAGGAATCCCGCACTGCCACAGTCGATGATGCACTTGATCTCACCTGGCAACCCGCCAACCCTGGCCGACGATCAACCCGCTCCGCTTGA
- a CDS encoding IS110 family transposase yields MIYCGIDWAERTHDVALVDDSGQLLAKRRITDDATGYQLLLDLLAEHGDTAEEPIPVAIETGRGLLVAILRTGHRKVFAINPMAAARYRDRHGVSRKKSDPGDALVLANILRTDMPMHRPLPADTDLARAIAVLARAQQDATWNRQQISNQLRSLLREYYPAALDAFGPWQNGLCRPEARQLLKLAPTPARAARLTRSQIAAALRRAGRSRKLDTETDRLREVFRAEYAHQPQLVEDALGKQMLALLQQLDATCQAAEGLAQAVEELFPQHPDAEILLSFPGLGTQLAARVLAEVGDDRTRFADARGLKAYAGAAPVTRASGKKSHIGRRIVKNDRLNHVGYLWAFSALTASPGAGAHYRARRGHGDWHAAAQRHLFNRLLGQLHHCLQHHERFDENTAFPAPVLTAVAA; encoded by the coding sequence ATGATCTACTGCGGGATCGACTGGGCCGAACGGACCCACGACGTCGCCCTCGTTGACGACAGCGGCCAGCTGCTGGCCAAGCGCCGCATCACCGACGACGCGACCGGCTACCAGCTCCTGCTCGACCTCCTCGCCGAACACGGCGACACAGCCGAGGAGCCGATCCCGGTCGCCATCGAGACCGGCCGCGGCCTCCTGGTCGCCATCCTGCGCACCGGCCACCGGAAGGTGTTCGCGATCAATCCGATGGCCGCCGCCCGCTACCGCGACCGCCACGGCGTCTCCCGCAAGAAGTCCGACCCCGGCGACGCCCTGGTCCTGGCGAACATCCTGCGCACCGACATGCCCATGCACCGCCCGCTCCCCGCCGACACCGACCTCGCCCGCGCCATCGCGGTGCTGGCCCGAGCCCAGCAGGACGCCACCTGGAACCGCCAGCAGATCTCCAACCAGCTCCGCTCCCTGCTCCGCGAGTACTACCCCGCCGCCCTCGACGCCTTCGGCCCCTGGCAGAACGGCCTCTGCCGCCCCGAGGCCCGCCAACTCCTCAAACTCGCCCCCACCCCGGCCCGCGCGGCACGGCTGACCCGCAGCCAAATCGCCGCTGCCCTCAGACGCGCCGGACGCAGCCGCAAGCTCGACACCGAGACCGACCGCCTGCGCGAGGTCTTTCGCGCCGAGTACGCCCACCAGCCGCAGCTCGTCGAGGACGCCCTCGGCAAGCAGATGCTCGCCCTCCTGCAGCAGCTCGACGCCACCTGCCAGGCCGCCGAGGGACTCGCCCAAGCCGTCGAGGAGCTCTTCCCCCAGCATCCCGACGCGGAGATCCTGCTGTCCTTCCCGGGCCTGGGCACCCAGCTGGCCGCCCGCGTCCTGGCCGAGGTCGGCGACGACCGCACCCGCTTCGCCGACGCCCGCGGCCTCAAGGCCTACGCCGGAGCAGCACCCGTCACCCGCGCCTCCGGCAAGAAGAGCCACATCGGCCGGCGCATCGTCAAGAACGACCGCCTCAACCACGTCGGCTACCTCTGGGCGTTCTCCGCCCTCACCGCCTCACCCGGAGCCGGCGCCCACTACCGCGCCCGCCGCGGACACGGAGACTGGCACGCCGCCGCCCAACGCCACCTCTTCAACCGCCTGCTCGGACAGCTCCACCACTGCCTCCAGCACCACGAACGGTTCGACGAGAACACCGCCTTTCCCGCACCCGTTCTCACCGCAGTCGCGGCTTGA
- a CDS encoding RNA polymerase sigma factor, whose protein sequence is MIERVAEETGPTEAGSGLEHGPATDTGEHIGKIYSSIPEQGSITVTDEHIATIYTLLPRYLRGKGATREQSEDGTQHALERVLTRAQRPPALRDPVAYAYRVGQNWLFTQWNKKEMASDEIGERPGLWFEPDTDLDRSLQCGHFVNEALKACDTYLSRRQSEVFHLLFEAKLTPEQAAEVMGLSLATVQSHLYRGTHALARNRSELWDRLLP, encoded by the coding sequence ATGATCGAGCGCGTTGCCGAGGAAACCGGCCCCACGGAGGCCGGATCCGGCCTGGAACACGGGCCGGCCACGGACACCGGCGAGCACATCGGCAAGATCTACTCCAGCATCCCCGAACAGGGAAGCATCACGGTCACCGATGAACACATTGCCACGATCTACACCCTCCTGCCGCGCTACCTGCGCGGCAAGGGGGCAACCAGGGAACAGTCCGAGGACGGCACCCAGCACGCCCTCGAGAGGGTACTCACCCGCGCCCAGCGCCCCCCGGCACTTCGTGACCCGGTCGCCTACGCCTACCGCGTCGGCCAGAACTGGCTGTTCACGCAGTGGAACAAAAAGGAGATGGCCAGCGATGAGATCGGCGAGCGGCCCGGCCTGTGGTTCGAGCCGGACACCGACCTCGACCGCTCGCTCCAGTGCGGCCACTTCGTCAACGAGGCCCTCAAGGCCTGCGACACATACCTGAGTCGGCGCCAGAGCGAGGTGTTCCACCTCCTCTTCGAGGCCAAGCTCACGCCCGAGCAGGCAGCAGAGGTCATGGGCCTCTCCCTGGCAACGGTGCAGTCGCACCTCTACCGCGGCACGCACGCACTCGCCCGTAACCGTTCGGAACTGTGGGACCGCCTCCTCCCGTAG
- a CDS encoding helicase associated domain-containing protein translates to MAARAWWLECDGRVDWPALPLEPEFEGEQLGKFVARVLVGETQLWREGIGHARRWFEETGGLDVPYSALVGESGNYPLGKWLSDRRSENADGELASYRVAMLDALGMIWSVSDARFEAGLDWARVWAKDHGGSLAAPARASIGGYAIGTWLSELRAAAQVPAEEQGALDPEWRRQLEEIDPWWCPA, encoded by the coding sequence GTGGCCGCCAGGGCGTGGTGGCTGGAGTGCGACGGCCGGGTCGACTGGCCCGCCCTTCCGCTGGAGCCCGAGTTCGAGGGAGAGCAGCTGGGGAAGTTCGTCGCCCGGGTGCTGGTCGGTGAGACGCAGCTGTGGCGTGAGGGGATTGGTCATGCGAGGCGGTGGTTCGAGGAGACCGGCGGCCTTGATGTTCCTTATTCGGCGCTTGTCGGGGAATCCGGGAATTATCCGCTCGGGAAGTGGTTGTCGGACCGGCGCAGTGAGAATGCGGACGGTGAGTTGGCGTCATACCGGGTGGCGATGCTGGACGCGCTCGGGATGATCTGGTCCGTCTCCGATGCCCGGTTCGAGGCCGGGCTGGACTGGGCGCGGGTGTGGGCGAAGGACCACGGCGGCTCTCTGGCGGCGCCGGCGCGGGCCTCGATCGGCGGGTACGCGATCGGCACGTGGCTGTCCGAGCTGCGGGCCGCCGCGCAGGTGCCGGCCGAGGAGCAGGGGGCTCTGGACCCGGAGTGGCGGCGGCAGTTGGAGGAGATCGACCCGTGGTGGTGCCCGGCCTAG
- a CDS encoding helicase associated domain-containing protein encodes MFEGEQLGRWVLAQRAGWPGLEEDQRDLLSAIGIEADPELVAAKAAAEAKPALSRTDRFAQGLAALAQFVEREGHARVPRAHKEVLESVEAGPGGEDQVVVQHVALGAWLNNQKARRAKLTQGQLAQVAEHGVEWA; translated from the coding sequence GTGTTCGAGGGTGAGCAGCTCGGCCGGTGGGTCCTCGCGCAGCGGGCCGGCTGGCCCGGTCTGGAGGAGGACCAGCGGGACCTGCTGTCCGCGATCGGCATCGAGGCCGACCCCGAGCTGGTGGCCGCCAAGGCCGCCGCCGAGGCGAAGCCGGCGCTGTCCCGCACGGACCGGTTCGCTCAGGGCCTGGCCGCGCTCGCCCAGTTCGTCGAGCGGGAAGGCCATGCGCGAGTGCCCCGGGCGCACAAGGAGGTGCTGGAGAGCGTGGAGGCCGGCCCCGGCGGCGAGGACCAGGTCGTGGTGCAGCACGTGGCGCTCGGCGCGTGGCTCAACAACCAGAAAGCCCGCCGGGCGAAGCTGACGCAGGGCCAGCTCGCGCAGGTCGCCGAGCATGGCGTGGAGTGGGCATAG